From the Petrotoga mexicana DSM 14811 genome, one window contains:
- a CDS encoding GatB/YqeY domain-containing protein gives MLKDILNNDLKKYMKEKNTLALNAIRSIISEIKNKEVEKGSELTEEEIVQLIKKQIKMREDSIEQFEKADRKDLAEKERKEVEILQDYLPEQLSDEELRKIIEETIKEVNATSKKDFGKVMKLVIQKVQGRADGKKISEILSTLLN, from the coding sequence ATGTTAAAAGATATATTAAATAATGATTTAAAAAAATATATGAAAGAAAAAAATACCCTTGCTTTAAATGCGATTAGATCGATAATATCAGAGATTAAGAATAAAGAGGTTGAAAAAGGTTCTGAATTAACAGAGGAAGAAATAGTCCAGTTGATAAAAAAACAAATAAAAATGAGAGAAGATTCCATTGAACAATTCGAAAAAGCAGATAGGAAAGATCTTGCTGAAAAAGAAAGAAAAGAAGTTGAGATCTTGCAAGATTACCTTCCTGAGCAGCTTTCTGACGAAGAATTGAGAAAAATAATAGAAGAAACTATAAAGGAAGTTAATGCAACATCAAAAAAAGATTTTGGCAAAGTTATGAAATTAGTAATTCAAAAGGTTCAAGGAAGGGCCGATGGAAAGAAAATAAGTGAAATACTGTCGACACTTTTAAATTAA
- a CDS encoding RnfABCDGE type electron transport complex subunit B has product MLTIVYSVLLLGILGFASGTFLAFAAKKFEVKEDPREAIVRAVLPGVDCGSCGYPGCSAFAKAFVKGEVGKDGCVPGKSQGVPELLEKISKMSVDELNKIYEESGEDDSKILKLLKQN; this is encoded by the coding sequence GTGCTCACAATAGTTTATTCGGTGTTATTATTAGGGATTTTAGGGTTTGCTTCCGGTACTTTTTTAGCATTTGCTGCAAAAAAATTTGAAGTAAAGGAAGATCCAAGAGAAGCCATTGTTAGAGCAGTATTACCAGGTGTAGATTGTGGATCTTGTGGTTATCCTGGATGTTCAGCCTTCGCAAAGGCATTTGTCAAAGGTGAGGTTGGAAAAGACGGTTGTGTTCCTGGCAAATCTCAAGGTGTCCCAGAACTTTTGGAGAAAATATCTAAGATGTCTGTTGACGAATTGAACAAAATATATGAAGAAAGCGGGGAAGACGATTCTAAAATTTTAAAACTACTAAAACAAAATTAA
- a CDS encoding alanine/ornithine racemase family PLP-dependent enzyme: MYPKVYAYLERIQENARFLKSLCTDSGVEIIAVTKVVCGEPTIAHALKECGIEILGDSRIQNIKKMRNSGIKGPFMLLRIPMISELDDVANHVDYTLISDLEISKKLGSVSSKFNKKSKVIYMVDVGDLREGVWFEKAVSEVSNAIDIEGIEIVGIGTNLGCFGGVIPDETNMQRLVKIKEEIQRETGRTLDIISGGNTAALPLIEKGSLPKGINQYRLGESIICGMDATNNRNVPGTRQDTIILEAEIVELKEKPSVPYGNIGYDAFGRKPKFEDKGNRIKGILAVGEQDINPTSMYPLDDDIEILHASSDHTIVDLTESKVRYKVGDKIRFRLGYSSVLRAFTSPYVEKVIL; the protein is encoded by the coding sequence TTGTATCCAAAGGTTTACGCTTACTTAGAAAGGATTCAAGAAAATGCAAGATTTTTAAAATCATTGTGCACTGATTCGGGTGTAGAAATAATAGCTGTCACTAAAGTAGTTTGTGGTGAACCTACAATAGCTCATGCACTTAAAGAATGTGGAATTGAAATACTAGGTGATTCAAGGATTCAAAACATAAAGAAAATGAGGAATTCGGGTATAAAAGGACCTTTTATGTTACTTCGCATACCCATGATCTCTGAACTTGATGATGTGGCAAATCATGTTGATTATACTTTAATAAGTGACTTAGAGATAAGTAAGAAATTGGGGAGTGTTTCTTCTAAGTTCAATAAGAAATCTAAAGTCATCTATATGGTTGACGTGGGTGATCTGAGAGAAGGAGTTTGGTTTGAAAAAGCTGTTTCTGAGGTTTCAAATGCCATTGATATAGAAGGAATAGAGATTGTTGGAATAGGCACAAACTTAGGATGTTTTGGTGGAGTAATCCCTGATGAAACTAATATGCAAAGGCTCGTAAAAATAAAGGAAGAAATCCAAAGAGAAACTGGAAGAACTCTAGATATAATCTCCGGGGGAAATACCGCTGCCTTACCTTTAATTGAAAAAGGAAGTTTACCAAAGGGTATAAACCAATATAGACTAGGCGAATCGATCATCTGTGGAATGGACGCAACTAACAACCGCAACGTTCCAGGGACAAGGCAGGATACGATAATCTTGGAAGCAGAAATTGTGGAATTAAAAGAAAAACCTTCCGTCCCCTACGGCAACATTGGTTATGATGCATTTGGTCGTAAACCAAAATTTGAAGACAAAGGTAATAGAATAAAAGGGATTTTAGCTGTGGGAGAACAAGATATTAATCCTACAAGTATGTATCCGTTGGATGACGATATTGAAATACTCCATGCAAGTAGTGATCATACGATCGTAGACTTAACTGAATCTAAAGTGAGGTATAAAGTAGGAGATAAGATAAGATTTAGGCTAGGTTACTCCTCTGTTCTGAGGGCCTTTACAAGTCCTTATGTTGAAAAGGTGATACTTTAA
- the dnaB gene encoding replicative DNA helicase, which yields MELTSFTPPNSKEAEESVIGSIFLDPSILPDVIEEVRWEDFYYENNKIIFKVMEELFDKGEPVDTVSVIEKLRESNLLQKIGGEDTIIYLAQVVPTTANVMYYTQIVKEKALLRALINASSEIVDAVRNIGDAQEVLEYAEKRIFSIAEARATRTYDLLSNVMHDVFEQIEELKNRAQKGEGDLVTGVSTGFKALDRMTSGFHRSELIIIAARPSMGKTSFAANIATNMALQANVAVAIFSLEMSKEQLANRILCSEAKVDLHKVRTGQISDEEWEKLVQKAGELSKSRLIFDDEPDLTPRMLRAKARRMKREYGIEVIFIDYLQLMTSRSKGYESRQQEITDISRSLKLLARELNITVVALSQLSRAVEQREDKRPRLSDLRESGAIEQDADVVMFLYRDSYYKRKKDEPGKDSLNDEHEAELIVGKQRNGPVGTIKLTFNPKLATFYTSDRGYQ from the coding sequence ATGGAACTTACTTCTTTTACCCCTCCTAATAGTAAAGAAGCTGAAGAGTCGGTCATAGGCAGCATTTTTTTAGACCCTTCCATACTTCCTGACGTGATCGAAGAGGTAAGATGGGAAGACTTCTACTACGAAAACAATAAGATAATATTTAAAGTTATGGAAGAACTTTTTGACAAAGGGGAACCTGTTGATACTGTATCGGTGATTGAAAAACTTAGAGAATCCAATCTTTTACAGAAAATCGGTGGAGAAGATACAATAATTTATTTAGCTCAGGTTGTCCCAACAACGGCTAATGTGATGTATTACACCCAAATTGTAAAAGAGAAAGCTCTTTTAAGAGCTTTAATAAACGCATCTTCGGAGATAGTTGATGCCGTAAGAAATATTGGAGATGCTCAAGAAGTTTTAGAATATGCAGAAAAGAGAATATTTTCCATAGCCGAAGCCCGCGCAACCAGAACATATGATCTTTTATCCAACGTAATGCATGATGTTTTTGAACAGATAGAAGAATTGAAGAACAGAGCTCAAAAAGGCGAGGGAGATCTCGTTACGGGGGTTTCTACTGGATTCAAAGCTTTAGACAGGATGACTTCAGGATTTCATAGATCTGAGTTAATTATCATCGCCGCTAGACCATCCATGGGTAAAACGTCTTTTGCCGCAAATATTGCAACTAACATGGCTTTACAGGCAAATGTTGCCGTGGCAATCTTTAGTTTGGAAATGTCGAAAGAACAGTTAGCTAACAGAATTTTATGTTCTGAGGCAAAGGTTGATTTACACAAGGTTAGAACTGGACAAATTTCTGATGAAGAGTGGGAAAAATTAGTACAAAAAGCAGGAGAATTATCGAAATCAAGACTTATCTTTGACGACGAACCAGATCTAACTCCCAGAATGCTGAGGGCAAAAGCAAGGAGAATGAAAAGAGAATATGGTATAGAAGTAATTTTTATCGATTACTTACAATTGATGACTTCTAGATCTAAAGGTTATGAGAGCAGGCAACAAGAAATAACAGATATATCAAGATCCCTGAAATTGCTCGCTAGAGAGTTAAATATCACCGTCGTTGCTTTGTCTCAACTTTCCCGTGCAGTTGAGCAAAGAGAAGATAAAAGACCTCGTTTAAGTGATCTCAGAGAATCAGGGGCAATTGAACAGGATGCGGATGTCGTTATGTTTTTGTATAGAGATTCATATTACAAAAGAAAAAAAGATGAGCCCGGTAAAGATTCTTTAAATGATGAACATGAAGCAGAACTTATTGTAGGTAAGCAAAGAAACGGACCGGTTGGAACCATAAAACTAACTTTCAATCCTAAACTTGCAACTTTTTACACCTCTGATAGAGGATATCAGTAA
- a CDS encoding YggT family protein, with product MFVIANLLIALASILRIVIVFFEFCIIVSALLSFIMPFQYNRFRGFVDSVANIILNPIRRFIPTVIGNIDLSPMIAFLILMFLDRFLVQSLLDLGYRIGM from the coding sequence ATGTTCGTAATAGCAAATCTTTTAATAGCATTAGCAAGTATATTAAGAATAGTAATAGTATTTTTTGAATTTTGTATAATTGTATCCGCTTTATTAAGTTTCATAATGCCCTTCCAATACAACAGATTTCGAGGTTTTGTTGATTCAGTTGCCAATATAATTTTGAATCCAATAAGAAGGTTTATACCCACAGTAATAGGAAACATCGATCTATCTCCAATGATTGCTTTTTTGATATTGATGTTTTTAGATAGATTTTTGGTACAATCTCTATTGGACTTAGGTTATAGGATTGGGATGTAA
- a CDS encoding NAD(+)/NADH kinase — protein MKIFIFYNPIKLSNDNLEENILRPFNESNIEVLGYAAAGSTVEEKQAQAADFFVVFGGDGTVLKIAEIAAIFSKPVIAVNTGNLGFLSSYSSSEIKELIEDIQKENISFSFRHLLECHVGTKKVVVLNDIVLLKSQPLGTMNVDVKIEEHTLFSFAGDGLIVSTPTGSTAYALSAGGPIIHPELNVVQLIPLAAHALNIRPFIAPPTQKIEIILKNMSKGFAYVTGDGDIIHRMEPGMSIFVTSSEMTIKLAQRNGNNYLNALDKKLGFGRRFE, from the coding sequence ATGAAGATCTTTATCTTTTACAATCCAATTAAGCTTTCTAACGATAACCTTGAAGAAAACATATTAAGACCTTTTAATGAAAGCAATATAGAGGTTCTTGGTTACGCTGCGGCGGGTTCTACTGTGGAGGAAAAACAAGCCCAAGCAGCTGATTTTTTCGTTGTTTTTGGGGGCGATGGGACAGTTTTGAAAATAGCTGAAATAGCCGCAATATTTTCAAAACCTGTAATAGCAGTTAATACAGGAAATTTAGGGTTTTTGAGTTCTTATTCCAGTTCTGAGATAAAAGAATTGATCGAAGATATACAAAAAGAAAACATTTCTTTTTCATTTCGGCACCTTTTAGAATGCCATGTAGGTACCAAAAAAGTTGTTGTTTTAAACGATATCGTCTTATTGAAAAGCCAGCCACTAGGCACGATGAATGTTGATGTAAAAATTGAGGAACACACTTTATTCTCATTCGCCGGAGACGGATTAATTGTATCAACACCGACTGGATCCACTGCGTACGCCTTATCTGCTGGAGGTCCTATAATTCACCCTGAACTCAATGTTGTCCAACTCATACCGTTAGCTGCCCATGCCCTCAACATTAGGCCTTTCATAGCCCCTCCTACACAAAAGATAGAGATCATTTTGAAAAACATGAGTAAGGGCTTTGCATATGTAACTGGTGATGGAGATATCATTCATAGGATGGAACCAGGGATGTCAATATTTGTGACTTCCAGTGAGATGACAATAAAACTAGCCCAAAGAAACGGGAACAATTATCTCAATGCGCTGGATAAAAAATTAGGGTTTGGCAGAAGGTTTGAATGA
- a CDS encoding phosphate signaling complex PhoU family protein → MFKKENVSQINSISLNRLTRYLNNVLRMGRIVQEMYYKFGDTYLERNDKLAKEIINQDDRLDFIEASLNYESVILLSSGNYTGIYLKACFMSSKLVQIFENMGDICEKNAKLMIEILKTPSTVNAINFEDSLELTKENLSIVLSSLSDLINIKAAKLMTDQVKESFFEKAKKSCILNEEVKGLIDAYKSYLYKSKESIKSASLHIEVLNNLANFSDLITNISENIIWALTGELYKCRNNDLELFYFLGEENS, encoded by the coding sequence TTGTTCAAAAAAGAGAATGTTAGCCAAATCAACAGTATCAGTTTGAATCGATTGACACGATATTTGAATAATGTCTTGAGAATGGGCAGAATAGTTCAAGAAATGTACTATAAATTTGGGGATACTTATCTAGAGAGAAACGATAAATTAGCTAAAGAAATAATAAATCAAGATGACAGATTAGATTTTATCGAGGCAAGCCTAAATTATGAAAGCGTTATTTTATTGTCATCTGGTAATTACACAGGCATTTACTTAAAAGCTTGTTTCATGAGCTCCAAATTAGTTCAAATATTTGAAAACATGGGAGACATATGCGAAAAAAATGCCAAATTAATGATTGAAATACTCAAAACCCCTTCTACCGTAAACGCTATAAATTTTGAAGACAGTTTGGAATTAACCAAAGAGAACCTTTCAATAGTTTTATCCTCGTTATCAGATTTGATCAATATCAAAGCCGCCAAATTGATGACAGATCAGGTAAAAGAAAGTTTTTTTGAAAAAGCCAAGAAAAGTTGTATTCTCAACGAAGAAGTGAAAGGGCTCATCGATGCTTACAAATCGTACTTGTACAAATCCAAAGAATCCATTAAATCCGCTTCTCTTCATATAGAAGTCTTAAACAATTTAGCAAACTTTTCTGATTTAATCACAAACATTTCCGAAAATATCATTTGGGCGTTGACAGGGGAGTTATACAAATGTAGAAATAACGATTTAGAACTCTTCTATTTCTTAGGAGAAGAAAACTCGTGA
- a CDS encoding LptF/LptG family permease produces the protein MKKLFKYVSKEFIPPFFMGLIAFIVFVSLELLYQLSEIIVRNNVGFSKLLILIWYHLPYFISMGIPVGVLFGIFWVISKLSSANEIIALQTLGIPMKKLIIPFMTISLLLSFFTFALFNTIVPVSNYKAKEAMALYVYQRPQTQIEENQFVDVGDGRYLFVKQIDRESGILYDVLLYEVKNDYTAVFNAQQAQKGPDGWYMKNGRMFRTNEDGFLDLDITFDQLQLDIQEDVEEFLNFSKSANEMTSKELKEKITTFSKLGLDVSGLIVSYQSKFANSLAPLVICILGIALSLFLNLTSKSWSVITTFVLVIIYQGSGAWLSALGKEHIINPTISVWIPNIIFGIIGTFLFLMLDTRVSYKLLEPLKRIFSVILFILVGSSFFSAPVNITSEDFNLKDELLFLEGNVFVEYEGSTIKADSAQGELNEDGTIKAATFFGDITYLYEDTSIQASEITVNFEEDSAVFLNSYTIQKYKAEKEVDVRIWSESMEKPMQENIIETNQTKLTTCEDCITYYFSARKVDIFPGYFLIARDVVLSFFGLPVLYLPFYFQSLSEDEEEPMSLTFGYDNNEFFLLTEINYKFENGAKVHLSYNTINDLATSETDKEVTLKYGVPFLYGSLNLFTGLNSPDTYNNNLGVSYQFFEDNKESEIAKLEFQLEPSTKDKSLLLNIPKLETNLGDLKNIKSHIYWDSKGFDDILFLNVESQAFQKRYGRSLISLSKLKLNSHSYGDISNLSMDQIWDTKESEIDVEGKYNFYETFARMYGNFDYAYTTVATETTKNRLTTKNTFSYTDTLYEIDRNNFDLKFNMEDTIHFNYYNDFIPGETYSSGKTLFDYSLEPGFDISLGVFEFGNSLEYIKVLENSLTPSATDELNYNNYVGYSFSIFEKNFTNSAKLSRSFDLKNAENFPNLQEMELQTQTNINLLKTKNTLQTQTEFDITNPNTIQPDTTNVKLTNVIGPLTHRSEFDYHHQEEIKVDYIENREILRYNRNRLQLDYRYYIHEQTFTKKIPELLTYFLFYYEGNKIYGDFDMKEEYTVYDLDLNFLEKSSNYSFGIDTTYRISESLETGFDINNRDKSEFAKITFDYNIENQSWDFTEFEIQKKIICWTLNIQSKFSLLPQFDLASLRISFFINYIPDKNISYGDEGFEFGLM, from the coding sequence GTGAAAAAACTCTTCAAATACGTTTCAAAAGAATTCATACCACCATTTTTTATGGGCTTAATCGCTTTTATAGTCTTTGTGAGCTTAGAGTTGCTTTACCAACTATCGGAAATAATAGTCAGAAACAATGTGGGATTTTCAAAACTACTGATATTGATTTGGTATCATCTACCATATTTTATTTCCATGGGAATTCCTGTGGGAGTGCTGTTTGGTATATTTTGGGTTATCTCAAAACTCTCCTCTGCAAACGAAATAATCGCTCTACAAACGTTGGGAATACCGATGAAGAAATTAATTATACCTTTTATGACGATTTCTCTATTGTTATCTTTTTTTACATTTGCACTCTTCAACACCATCGTACCCGTATCAAACTACAAGGCAAAAGAAGCGATGGCATTGTACGTTTATCAAAGACCTCAAACACAGATCGAAGAAAACCAATTTGTCGATGTTGGTGATGGAAGATACCTCTTTGTAAAACAAATAGATAGAGAAAGTGGGATTCTATACGACGTGCTTTTATACGAGGTTAAAAATGATTACACCGCTGTTTTTAACGCTCAGCAAGCTCAAAAAGGTCCCGACGGTTGGTACATGAAAAACGGAAGGATGTTTAGAACCAACGAAGATGGTTTCCTCGACTTAGACATAACTTTTGATCAATTGCAACTCGATATTCAAGAAGATGTCGAAGAATTTCTGAACTTCTCTAAAAGTGCTAACGAAATGACCTCAAAAGAACTAAAAGAAAAAATAACTACTTTTTCCAAACTTGGATTAGATGTCTCCGGTCTAATAGTTTCTTACCAGTCAAAATTCGCTAACTCGTTGGCTCCCTTGGTAATTTGTATTTTAGGAATTGCCTTGTCCCTGTTTCTGAACCTGACAAGTAAATCTTGGAGTGTAATTACAACGTTTGTGTTGGTTATAATTTATCAAGGTTCTGGGGCTTGGTTGTCTGCTTTGGGAAAAGAGCATATAATAAATCCAACGATATCCGTTTGGATTCCCAACATAATATTTGGTATTATTGGTACTTTTCTATTCTTGATGCTGGATACAAGAGTATCTTATAAACTTCTCGAGCCTTTGAAAAGAATTTTCTCTGTAATATTGTTTATTCTTGTTGGTTCTTCCTTTTTTTCTGCACCCGTAAATATAACTAGTGAAGATTTTAATTTAAAAGATGAGTTATTATTTTTAGAAGGTAACGTCTTTGTAGAGTATGAAGGTTCTACAATAAAAGCCGATTCAGCTCAAGGTGAATTAAATGAAGATGGAACAATTAAAGCAGCAACTTTCTTTGGAGATATTACTTATCTATATGAAGATACCTCTATACAAGCCTCAGAGATAACCGTAAACTTTGAGGAAGACTCCGCAGTCTTTTTAAATTCATATACCATACAAAAGTATAAGGCAGAGAAAGAGGTAGATGTACGCATATGGTCTGAAAGCATGGAAAAACCGATGCAAGAGAATATAATAGAGACAAACCAGACGAAATTAACAACATGCGAAGATTGTATTACTTATTACTTCTCAGCCAGAAAAGTAGACATTTTTCCAGGATATTTTTTGATAGCCAGGGACGTTGTCCTTAGTTTTTTCGGGCTTCCTGTTCTATACCTACCTTTCTATTTTCAAAGTTTATCAGAAGATGAAGAAGAACCCATGTCTCTCACCTTTGGATACGATAACAACGAATTTTTCCTATTAACAGAAATTAATTATAAGTTTGAAAATGGGGCCAAGGTTCATTTATCTTACAATACGATCAATGATCTAGCCACTTCGGAAACTGATAAAGAAGTGACACTAAAATACGGGGTTCCCTTTTTATATGGAAGTTTGAATCTATTTACAGGTCTAAATTCCCCAGATACATACAATAACAACTTAGGAGTTTCGTACCAATTTTTTGAAGATAACAAGGAAAGTGAAATTGCCAAATTAGAGTTTCAACTTGAACCGTCTACAAAAGACAAATCTTTGTTGTTAAATATCCCAAAACTAGAAACGAATTTGGGGGATCTTAAAAATATAAAATCACACATTTATTGGGATTCGAAGGGATTTGATGATATTCTATTTTTAAACGTAGAATCTCAAGCCTTTCAAAAAAGATATGGGAGATCTTTGATTTCTCTTTCAAAGCTTAAGCTCAACTCTCATTCATATGGGGATATATCCAACCTTTCGATGGATCAAATATGGGATACGAAAGAAAGTGAAATAGATGTAGAAGGAAAGTACAACTTCTATGAAACATTTGCCAGAATGTACGGTAACTTTGATTACGCTTACACCACCGTCGCAACCGAAACCACTAAAAATCGATTAACAACGAAAAACACCTTCTCTTACACAGATACCCTTTATGAGATTGATAGAAATAATTTTGATTTAAAATTCAACATGGAAGATACGATTCATTTCAACTATTATAACGACTTTATACCTGGTGAAACCTACTCTTCTGGAAAAACGCTCTTTGATTACTCTTTAGAACCAGGATTTGATATTAGTTTAGGTGTTTTCGAATTTGGTAACTCCTTAGAATACATAAAGGTTTTAGAAAACTCTCTCACTCCCTCTGCCACAGACGAATTGAATTACAACAATTACGTAGGATATTCCTTCTCTATCTTTGAAAAAAATTTTACGAACTCCGCAAAGTTAAGTAGAAGTTTTGATCTGAAAAATGCCGAAAATTTCCCCAATTTGCAAGAAATGGAACTTCAAACTCAAACCAACATAAATCTATTAAAAACTAAAAATACCTTACAAACACAAACAGAGTTTGATATTACTAATCCCAATACGATCCAACCGGATACAACAAACGTAAAACTAACCAACGTCATTGGCCCTTTAACCCATAGAAGTGAATTTGATTATCACCATCAAGAAGAGATTAAGGTTGATTATATTGAAAACAGAGAAATTTTGAGGTACAATAGAAATCGACTACAATTGGATTATAGGTATTATATTCATGAACAAACATTCACCAAAAAGATCCCAGAGCTTTTAACATATTTTCTTTTTTATTATGAAGGTAACAAAATTTACGGGGATTTTGACATGAAGGAAGAGTACACTGTCTACGACTTAGACCTAAATTTCTTGGAAAAAAGTTCAAATTACTCTTTTGGAATAGACACAACCTACCGTATTTCAGAGTCTCTTGAAACAGGCTTCGACATAAACAACAGGGATAAAAGCGAGTTTGCAAAAATAACCTTTGATTATAATATAGAGAATCAAAGCTGGGATTTCACCGAGTTTGAAATACAGAAAAAGATTATATGCTGGACGTTGAACATACAGTCTAAATTTTCCTTACTACCCCAGTTTGATTTAGCTTCGCTCAGAATATCTTTTTTTATCAATTATATACCCGATAAAAATATCTCATATGGTGATGAAGGGTTTGAATTTGGATTAATGTGA
- a CDS encoding uracil-DNA glycosylase → MFLNGNEEKQKNMEMIAKRIEVCEKCPLNLTRSNTVPGSGNVDSPIIFVGEGPGADEDALGEPFVGRAGQLLEKMLKEYAKLERKDVFITNIVKCRPPQNRVPTQEEVKSCQPYLDGQIIVIKPKIIVTLGNTPLNYFTGESKITQSRGRFFNWYGDIKIFPTFHPSYLLRNQSLTKGSPKWYGYLDMRIIGIMYRALKQGKGVEEVTKTIEEKIKSLENAGGS, encoded by the coding sequence ATGTTCTTAAACGGCAACGAGGAAAAACAAAAGAATATGGAAATGATCGCCAAAAGAATAGAGGTATGTGAAAAGTGTCCCTTGAACCTTACAAGATCTAATACTGTTCCAGGTTCGGGAAACGTTGATTCGCCAATAATATTTGTAGGTGAAGGTCCTGGTGCAGATGAAGACGCCTTGGGAGAACCTTTCGTTGGAAGAGCAGGGCAACTTTTAGAAAAGATGCTCAAAGAGTATGCAAAATTGGAAAGAAAAGATGTTTTCATCACAAACATTGTGAAATGTCGACCTCCTCAAAATAGGGTTCCCACACAAGAAGAGGTTAAAAGTTGCCAACCTTATCTTGATGGGCAAATAATCGTTATTAAACCAAAAATAATCGTAACCCTTGGTAATACACCATTGAATTACTTTACTGGTGAATCTAAGATAACTCAATCACGTGGACGTTTTTTCAACTGGTATGGAGATATTAAAATCTTTCCAACTTTTCATCCAAGCTACCTCTTAAGAAACCAAAGTTTGACTAAAGGATCTCCAAAATGGTACGGATACCTGGATATGAGAATAATTGGAATAATGTATAGAGCATTAAAACAGGGTAAAGGGGTTGAAGAGGTTACTAAAACAATTGAAGAAAAGATTAAAAGCCTTGAAAATGCTGGGGGGAGTTAA